Proteins encoded in a region of the Flavobacteriales bacterium genome:
- a CDS encoding SDR family oxidoreductase: protein MSKSILITGSNGLLGQKLVHLLKEKNNVIASSKGSCLISNQSDFIYHSLDITDEEAIFETFEKYKPDAVINTAAMTNVDGCEDQKELCDKINVRAIEYLSKACEQYDTHLIHISTDFIFDGENGPYSEDDIANPLSYYGLSKWKSEKVLQDSSCKWAILRTIILYGTAENLQRNNIVLWGRKALKEGQTLNIIDDQFRSPTLAEDLAQACRLVVEKQATGIYNASGKDIMSIYEMVERMADFYQCDKSQINRISSSTLNQKAKRPPKTGFLLNKIINQLGYVPHSFEEGLALLEKQIN from the coding sequence ATGAGTAAATCAATTTTAATAACAGGAAGTAATGGATTGCTAGGACAAAAACTTGTTCATTTATTAAAAGAAAAAAACAATGTTATAGCAAGTTCAAAAGGTTCGTGTTTAATTTCTAATCAATCCGATTTTATCTATCATAGCTTAGACATTACAGATGAAGAAGCTATTTTCGAGACATTCGAAAAATACAAGCCAGATGCTGTAATAAACACGGCTGCAATGACGAATGTAGATGGCTGTGAAGATCAAAAAGAGTTGTGTGATAAGATAAATGTTAGGGCTATCGAATACTTGTCTAAAGCATGTGAGCAATATGACACACATTTAATCCATATTTCAACAGATTTTATTTTTGATGGTGAAAATGGACCTTACTCTGAAGACGATATAGCTAATCCTTTAAGTTATTATGGGCTCTCTAAATGGAAGTCTGAAAAGGTTCTTCAAGATTCAAGTTGTAAGTGGGCAATTTTAAGAACCATAATATTGTATGGAACAGCTGAAAACCTACAAAGAAACAACATTGTTCTTTGGGGAAGAAAAGCATTAAAAGAAGGGCAAACATTAAATATAATTGACGATCAATTTCGTTCTCCTACTTTAGCTGAAGATTTGGCTCAAGCATGTCGTTTAGTTGTCGAAAAACAAGCAACAGGAATATATAATGCCTCAGGTAAGGATATTATGAGTATTTATGAAATGGTAGAAAGAATGGCTGATTTTTATCAGTGCGATAAATCTCAAATAAATAGAATATCTTCATCGACTTTAAATCAAAAAGCAAAACGACCACCTAAAACAGGTTTCCTTTTAAACAAAATTATAAATCAACTAGGTTATGTCCCTCATTCTTTTGAAGAAGGGTTAGCACTATTAGAAAAACAAATTAATTAA
- a CDS encoding alanine/glycine:cation symporter family protein, whose protein sequence is MKRILFLLSSLLFANSLFAEGTNNLGDRINDFFVPIVDVIAQFIFWDPIAAMGFDIGTSIPIVVVWLVFGAIFFTLKMNFINIRAFKHAIDLVRGKYDDPNDEGEVSHFQALATALSATVGLGNIAGVAVAITVGGPGATFWMIVAGLLGMSSKFVECTLGVKYRVVNENGEVSGGPMYYLKNGLAKYGFANVGKVLAVIFAILCIGGSFGGGNMFQANQAYAQLSGQFPMLSGNGPMFGFLLAILVGTVIIGGIKSIAKVTEKIVPFMAVLYVAAALVILVVNFSEIGNAFAMIIEGAFAPSAAFGGFIGVIIQGFRRAAFSNEAGVGSASIAHSATKTNEPVSEGIVSLLEPFIDTVVICTMTALVIIVTGMSGVQGVEGAQLTSQAFESVISWFPYVLVIAIFLFAFSTMISWSYYGLKSWTYLFGSSKKSELVYKLIFLAFIIVGSSVKLGAVLDFSDMMILAMAFPNILGLLILSGEVKIDLKEYLNKVKTGVIKKVK, encoded by the coding sequence ATGAAACGTATTTTATTTTTACTATCATCGTTACTTTTCGCTAACTCCCTTTTTGCTGAAGGAACTAACAATTTAGGCGATCGAATAAACGACTTCTTTGTGCCTATTGTAGATGTCATTGCTCAATTTATTTTTTGGGATCCTATTGCCGCTATGGGCTTTGATATTGGAACGTCAATACCAATTGTTGTGGTGTGGTTAGTATTTGGGGCTATCTTTTTTACCTTAAAGATGAATTTCATCAACATTAGGGCTTTTAAACATGCTATAGATTTAGTTCGTGGTAAGTATGACGACCCTAATGACGAAGGAGAGGTATCTCATTTTCAGGCATTAGCGACCGCACTATCAGCCACTGTAGGACTAGGTAATATTGCGGGTGTTGCTGTAGCTATTACAGTAGGTGGTCCTGGAGCTACCTTTTGGATGATTGTGGCTGGATTATTAGGTATGTCATCAAAATTTGTTGAATGCACGCTAGGGGTAAAGTATAGAGTTGTCAATGAAAACGGTGAAGTTTCAGGAGGCCCCATGTATTACCTTAAAAACGGATTAGCAAAATACGGATTTGCAAATGTTGGTAAAGTATTAGCTGTAATATTTGCCATCCTCTGTATAGGCGGTTCTTTTGGTGGAGGCAACATGTTTCAGGCTAATCAGGCCTATGCTCAACTTTCTGGGCAGTTCCCTATGCTTTCAGGTAATGGACCTATGTTTGGTTTTCTTTTAGCCATTTTAGTGGGTACAGTAATAATAGGAGGTATTAAGAGTATTGCCAAAGTCACAGAAAAAATAGTTCCTTTTATGGCAGTTCTTTATGTTGCAGCTGCCTTAGTTATTCTAGTTGTTAATTTTTCAGAAATAGGTAACGCTTTTGCAATGATTATTGAAGGTGCGTTTGCGCCTAGTGCTGCATTTGGAGGTTTTATAGGCGTAATCATTCAAGGATTTAGAAGAGCAGCATTTTCAAATGAAGCTGGTGTAGGGTCTGCCTCTATTGCACATTCAGCAACTAAAACTAATGAGCCAGTCAGCGAAGGCATTGTCTCTTTACTTGAGCCATTTATTGATACAGTAGTAATTTGTACCATGACAGCCTTAGTAATTATTGTAACAGGTATGTCAGGTGTGCAAGGAGTAGAAGGAGCTCAACTTACTTCACAAGCATTTGAAAGTGTGATATCGTGGTTTCCATATGTTCTAGTTATAGCCATATTTTTATTTGCTTTTTCTACTATGATATCTTGGTCATATTATGGGTTGAAATCATGGACTTACTTATTTGGTTCCTCTAAAAAATCTGAACTTGTTTATAAGCTTATATTTTTAGCGTTCATTATAGTTGGATCATCTGTTAAATTAGGTGCAGTTCTTGATTTTTCTGATATGATGATTTTAGCTATGGCATTCCCTAACATATTAGGCTTGTTGATTCTGTCAGGAGAAGTGAAAATAGATTTAAAAGAGTACTTAAACAAAGTAAAAACAGGAGTGATTAAAAAAGTGAAATAA
- a CDS encoding helix-hairpin-helix domain-containing protein, whose protein sequence is MREEDKKQKYNYKIKNVVTQNKPLIYNRLSVEVNLADTTSFKSLPSIGTVFANRICKYRHLLVGFYSIDQLKEVYGMDSLRYATIKSHLIIDTNQIKKININFSEAKDLRRHPYISYKMANLIVSYKQQRGVYRTLTDLLNLHLIDSLKFRKIAPYLTTDENESVSRIH, encoded by the coding sequence TTGAGAGAAGAAGATAAGAAGCAAAAATATAATTACAAAATTAAAAACGTAGTTACACAAAATAAGCCGTTGATATATAATAGGCTTAGTGTTGAGGTCAATTTAGCAGACACTACAAGTTTTAAATCATTACCATCAATAGGTACTGTCTTTGCAAATCGAATTTGTAAGTATCGACATTTACTTGTAGGTTTTTATTCAATCGATCAGCTAAAAGAAGTGTATGGAATGGACTCTTTGAGATACGCCACTATCAAATCGCATTTGATTATTGACACCAATCAAATTAAAAAAATCAATATTAATTTTTCAGAAGCAAAAGATTTACGAAGACACCCATACATTTCATACAAGATGGCAAATTTAATTGTTAGCTATAAACAGCAGCGCGGTGTATATAGAACACTAACTGATTTACTCAATTTACATTTGATAGACTCCCTTAAATTCCGTAAAATTGCACCTTATTTAACCACCGATGAAAACGAGTCTGTTAGTCGAATACATTAG
- a CDS encoding adenine phosphoribosyltransferase produces the protein MKTSLLVEYIREVKDFPKVGISFKDITPILSSPEASSLVVNSFVEILKDKKIDAIVGVESRGFLFGMLLANALNVPFVPVRKAGKLPADIICEEYDLEYGTAKVEIHTDAIKDGWNVVIHDDLLATGGTAVAASKLVQRLGGNILSFLFVVELSFLDGRNNLLKFSEDINSLIKY, from the coding sequence ATGAAAACGAGTCTGTTAGTCGAATACATTAGGGAAGTAAAAGACTTTCCAAAAGTTGGAATATCCTTCAAAGATATTACCCCCATCTTGTCAAGTCCTGAGGCGTCATCTTTAGTTGTAAATTCATTTGTTGAAATTTTAAAAGATAAAAAAATTGATGCAATTGTAGGTGTTGAAAGTCGAGGGTTTCTATTTGGAATGTTATTAGCTAATGCTTTGAATGTACCATTTGTACCTGTTCGAAAAGCTGGAAAATTACCTGCTGACATAATTTGTGAGGAATATGATTTGGAATATGGGACAGCTAAGGTAGAAATTCATACAGATGCAATAAAAGACGGCTGGAATGTAGTCATTCATGACGATTTACTCGCTACTGGTGGTACGGCTGTTGCAGCCTCAAAATTAGTACAGCGACTAGGAGGAAATATACTATCATTTTTATTCGTTGTGGAGTTGTCCTTTTTAGATGGTAGAAATAATTTGTTAAAATTTTCAGAAGATATTAATTCACTGATAAAATATTAA
- a CDS encoding acyl-CoA dehydrogenase family protein, translated as MDFNYNENQKLISEMIRSFSEKEIVPFMKDWDDNQTFPVAVFKKLGELGLMGVLVPQEYGGSGFGYAEYVTAIEELAKVDPSIGLSMAAHNSLCTGHIMQFGNELQKKKYLPKLATAEWIGAWGLTEHNTGSDSGGMSTTAVKDGDEWVLNGAKNFITHAISGDVAVVIVRTGEKGDSKGMSAFIVEKGTQGFSSGKKEDKLGMRASETAELVFDNCRISNDNLLGNIGEGFIQAMKVLDGGRISIAALSLGIAKGAYQAALKYSKERVQFGKPIAHHQAIAFKLADMATTIEASELLIYKAVDKKNTNQKVTLDGAMAKYYSSEVAVQVSTDAVQVLGGYGYTKDFPVERFYRDSKLCTIGEGTSEIQKIVIAKQILS; from the coding sequence ATGGATTTTAATTACAATGAAAATCAAAAGCTAATCTCAGAAATGATTCGTTCATTTTCAGAAAAGGAAATTGTGCCATTTATGAAAGATTGGGATGACAATCAGACTTTCCCTGTTGCCGTATTTAAGAAATTGGGCGAGTTGGGTTTGATGGGCGTTTTAGTGCCTCAAGAGTATGGCGGTTCAGGTTTCGGTTATGCAGAATACGTTACAGCTATTGAAGAATTAGCAAAAGTAGACCCTTCAATAGGTTTGTCTATGGCGGCTCACAACTCTTTGTGCACAGGTCATATTATGCAATTCGGTAATGAACTACAAAAGAAAAAGTACTTGCCTAAATTAGCAACAGCTGAATGGATAGGAGCCTGGGGCTTAACAGAGCACAATACTGGCTCGGACTCTGGTGGTATGTCCACAACAGCCGTCAAGGATGGTGATGAGTGGGTGTTGAATGGTGCTAAGAACTTTATCACTCACGCTATAAGCGGTGATGTTGCAGTAGTGATTGTAAGAACTGGTGAAAAAGGTGACTCTAAAGGCATGTCAGCTTTTATTGTTGAGAAAGGAACACAGGGCTTTAGTTCAGGTAAAAAAGAAGATAAACTCGGTATGAGAGCGTCTGAAACTGCAGAGTTAGTTTTTGACAATTGTAGAATATCAAACGATAATCTTCTTGGAAATATAGGTGAAGGGTTTATTCAAGCTATGAAAGTCCTTGATGGTGGAAGAATTTCAATTGCAGCCTTATCATTAGGTATTGCCAAAGGCGCATACCAAGCGGCATTAAAATACTCTAAGGAAAGAGTTCAATTCGGCAAGCCAATAGCTCATCATCAAGCCATAGCTTTTAAATTAGCTGATATGGCTACAACCATTGAAGCTTCAGAGTTGTTGATATACAAGGCAGTTGATAAGAAAAACACAAACCAAAAAGTCACATTAGACGGAGCCATGGCAAAGTATTATTCTTCTGAGGTTGCGGTACAAGTTTCAACGGATGCTGTTCAAGTTTTAGGCGGGTATGGATATACTAAAGACTTTCCTGTTGAACGATTTTACCGAGACTCCAAGTTATGTACAATCGGAGAAGGCACCTCAGAAATTCAAAAAATAGTTATCGCTAAGCAAATTTTAAGTTAA
- the rpsU gene encoding 30S ribosomal protein S21, which produces MIIIPVKDGESIDRALKKFKKKFNMTGTMKQLRARREFTKKSVELRNQKIKAAYKETLQREED; this is translated from the coding sequence ATGATTATTATTCCAGTAAAAGACGGAGAATCTATTGATAGAGCACTTAAGAAATTTAAGAAAAAATTCAATATGACAGGTACGATGAAGCAATTAAGAGCTCGTCGTGAATTCACTAAAAAGTCAGTTGAATTGCGTAATCAAAAGATTAAAGCCGCTTACAAAGAGACTTTACAGAGAGAAGAAGACTAA